The genome window TACATCCTCTGAGTGGGAGCATAGCGTACAAGAGGCAGCCTTTGGGGGAGGGTAACGAAACCAACCAATGGGTgtgctttcttttttaaagggGACATGTAGAGCGAAAGCAGTTCCGCTAacaaaatatgctgcatttgtaTTCATTATTTAAGCAAATGATATCAAAATAGATGAAGAAATATCAGGCAAGTGTTAAATAACAGTTTCCACTGAAACATATCTTAATACAGTCCATAGACGGCACACGAGGCAAAGTGTCCAACCCGTGTGCAAACCTGGACCAGCGGTTTGTTATGAGGCGGAGATGGGACTCGTAGTCAGAGACGAGGAGGGTTGTAGGCAGTGTTAACATCTTATGGTTAATTATATTTGTCCTGAACGAGTGGGGTTTGAATAAAAGTACATGCACAAATTCAACACCACACAAAACGTCACTTCCTCCCAAAAAATAATACATCAAACAAAATGAAGGTagtggtggtctaatggatagtgaggtgggctgcagATCGGAAGGGTCTGAGTtcccgcctggaacaccaccactagtgtgcccttgagtaaggcacttagccctcagttactccagggagaatgtccctgtaattggtcattggaagttgctttggataacagcgtcagctaaatgaaatgtaatgaacAAATATATATGAAAACAAATTCTAAACACATGAACTAAAGAATAACAAGGTTGAAAATATCCATCTACAGAGCTTTGTAAATTGTGTTCCATATTTAGTGGAATTGTTATTTCCAGTTTCACAACGTCAACTTGTAAACAAGGCGTTGTGTTTCCTACTCTGTGGGTAGAGACATGCTCGGGTGAGAGCGGGCAGCGCTACCTGGACACAGCTGACCCCAGGACGAAAGCAGAGCTCTCCTGCAGCCTGAAGTCAGAGCTGTTCAGGGTCTCCACCACCAGCTGCAGCCCCCCCATGGAGCACAGGGTCTGAGCGTTGTCCACCTAACGGCCAGAGGAAGAAAGGTCAACCTCAGAATGCATGCGTCAGTGTGTGGaggtgttaatgtgtgtgtgagtgtgtgtgtgacctgatGCACCAAGTACTCCAGCTCCAGCAGGATGCTCAGCCTCTGCTCcgtggtgctgctgctgctgttaaaCTGCTCCAGCAGGCGCCTCATTATCTGCACAACAACAGTCATTCAGCTCAACTGCAGACAGCTGGTCCTACCATGTTGACTTCATTCAGAGCATTCCCTTTGAGCAGCAGGTGTCTGTGTGGAGCCTGAGCCCTCTGCTCGCTGGTGGCCTGTGTTCACCACGTGCCCTATTCTACGCAGCAGCCTCTCTCTGTGACTGTTCCCATGCCGTCACAGGCGCCCTGCGCCCAGCGTCTTGGAGCGGTCGCACAGCTATTTTCTTTTTTAGAAAAGCGCCTGTGACAGTTTACAACACAGCAGTTTACAGCCAGAAATGCAATGTATGGATAACAGATTTTATTTCACCCACGGACATTTCCCCAGATAGCTCTCAAGAAAAGAACCTCTCAGTCTGCCCTGAACCACTTCCCGTTGTCCCTGAAGAGGTACCTGATCATCCGTCTGCACCAGCAGGTCCAGCTCAGCCATCTCTCTCTTCAACTCCTCCATGGGACGGAACCGCGACGCCACCGAGTCCTGACACACACCAATAAGAACATGAATACATTATAGTAGAACACATATACCTTTCTATAGAGGCCATAACACATTTACAGCAGCTGTTCCGCTCCGTGCACGGTGTAGAGTAATTAAATATACAACATGCGCTGTGCGGATACCTGGTGCTCTGCGCTCTCCGGCTTCATGTCCTCCTTTATCTTCTTCATGACCCGTTTGAGCTCCTCCGGGCTGATGGAGGTCTCTTCTGTCTCTCTGCTCACACACAACACAGTCACTCTCTcacagcagcagacttcagatcagCTGGTAGAGACTCTGGACCTACCTGTGCTCCTGGTCCAGGTACTTCAGCTGCTCCTCTCCCAGCCGCACCTCCCTCTGACCCGTCTGCAGGTTCAGCCGCACGTGAGAGCCTGCGGGCACCGCctgccctacacacacacacacacacacacacacacacacacacacacacacacacacacacacacacacacacacacacacacacacacacacacacacacacacacacacacacacacacacacacacacacacacacacacacacacacacacacacacacacacacttacttcaGGGGACTTACATTGactacatgcatttcctggagacttatcctaaccttaaccaacacatgcctaaccctaaccaagtcttcaccctaaaattaatgatcccccttatggggacctccattatgtccccataaggggggcgagtccccacacgtgactgtgtaaacagatgtaggtccccacaaggatggTAATGctaggagacacacacacacacacacacacacacacacacacacacgttttaaATCAAACAAAGTACCTCGACAGTCCTTCAGTATTTTACCTGGTTTGAGTGTTTGCCACTCCTCTGTAGGCTGGACCACCTCGAAGTCTCCTTCATCTCCTTCATCCATCACCTCCACTTCTGCTTCAGTATTCTCCACCACAGCTAGGGCAGAGTCagactgcaaacacacacaactcGATCATGTATTCTCTGGTGTACTGGCCAACAGCCTTTTTAAAGAAACAAACAGTTTGCTTTAAGTGACACTCTAGTCATCCTCAAGCTAGCTTGCAAGTGTACGACTTGTCCCTGGCCGCCTTGGATCAGAGACCTAGCTTCCATCACCTTGTTTGACACCTCACTGGCCCATGAGCTGCACACACCAACATGTGTGTACCCTAACAGTATGTACTGTTGCTGAACTCTTTATTAATATTAGTTCATTAACCTCGGAGATCTGGGAAGACCCGCATCCTGGCTGATAATATCACTCATTTTACATCAGTAGAAAGTGTCATTCCAACATAACGCATCACGAGGACAAGCTGTATACTCCAGTATCACCCACCTTCTGGCTGAGAGTGCTGGTCACGTGACAGCAGAGCAGCAGGAAGAGCGCTGCGGAGCGGCTGGGGACCGGCTGCATGACTGAAACGCACCTGGATGTGAAGAACATCATCTCAGGATTCACATGTTACCACAAGTGTCCCTAACTGCTGTTCCTGAGTTCAAGTGGACTTTTAAAAGTCTATTTAAaaaaggtacaaataaataaatacagatattaAGTGAACATAGAAATAGCATTTGATTGTAAGTGTATTGTAAATTGTATCCATAGCGTGCTTTTAGAGGTCATTTGAAAATACTTTTttaaatttgttttaaagtataATTTTGGTtagttttctttattaaaatgtACATCATTAGAAGTCATTAAAAGTACTTTTACAAGCAGTGaacttttaaataactatatttAAATCTGTATTTCCTACAATCTGCCTGATAAAGTGTCCTTGGGAAGGATGCTAACAAAAACAAGTTCTCCCTAGGTGCACACTTAACATATACTTTTATGTAGATAAAGTACAATAATAGTATTGAAAAAGTATGACATTATTCAACCCTACCTCCCTGTAGTTAAaacacatttaatatatatatatatatattctttacaaACACTGGGGGgacacctggggggtatactgcgaagcaggattttcgcttagccggctaaattcagggcaaactccggctttccggtcctacgaagctggttctctttttagcaggctagatctccatggtaatatatgctaagcagctaacctggtcgggaccaggttagattgcaggctaagagctcaactcagtgaaagcaccgcctgctgaccaatcagagctcagggtgcggagtttaaagcgatcaagtcatattacaggagaaaggaaatacagaaaagctgccgtcgcaggaaagacggccggcaaaaatcaccgactgtgtgaacgtgaacattaatagaatatcacctcccatcttcagagcaatctgactattataacattagcgttaagaaagcttacttaaatatctgccacaacataagtaaccggatcagagtacattaagtacagtccgcggcatatcacttcataatgtatcatatatctccttatctgagtcagctgagccgtatctggccgtgcaacactcagtgtcacgtactgtatgcagaagtattattttaagcaacacataagttgacgaaacactcgagacaaatgtaattgaagtcagatcgtgttttacacggggcagtgatatcataaacctgttaatgtacgcattcaaacacttgttctgttcccagctgtattcaccttgcaggtgcagctatgtggctttgatcctggatcaagtgtttaagtcacggatgtttaaagtttaacttcttcatttttgactagtattaaagttcacttttcattcaggaagtatgacgctgcgctgtcagtgcgcttctccatgtttgtgattggtcgaatgctccaaataccacccctttcatgtgaacgcgcactagataggacacggctggcttgagcgatccacttgataaccagcgtcgtagtacagtttagcgagagcgcgtatgttttggattaagccaaccggctaactcaaacatatccaggctaggttgaaccaggttcgccgTATAGGCCCCTGAACACTGAGCTTGACCCCCTCCAAAC of Pseudochaenichthys georgianus chromosome 10, fPseGeo1.2, whole genome shotgun sequence contains these proteins:
- the sil1 gene encoding nucleotide exchange factor SIL1 isoform X1; the encoded protein is MQPVPSRSAALFLLLCCHVTSTLSQKSDSALAVVENTEAEVEVMDEGDEGDFEVVQPTEEWQTLKPGQAVPAGSHVRLNLQTGQREVRLGEEQLKYLDQEHRETEETSISPEELKRVMKKIKEDMKPESAEHQDSVASRFRPMEELKREMAELDLLVQTDDQIMRRLLEQFNSSSSTTEQRLSILLELEYLVHQVDNAQTLCSMGGLQLVVETLNSSDFRLQESSAFVLGSAVSSNPEVQAKAMEGGALQTLLTMLATDQPLWVKKKVLFAVASLLRNFPFAQRHFLSRGGLQVLSELFRGDRGGVLRTRIVTMLYDMISEKELISQAGLDPGLHASHQELLRQYSLVSLREGLLEEGWCSLIPELLDSTEHDFREKALRAMLALAPVCVDQYRSHRSLKASLLLLREQYQDMIQSQMILGEENEYFEEMMDLINALHVKLR